In one Phycisphaeraceae bacterium genomic region, the following are encoded:
- the pilO gene encoding type 4a pilus biogenesis protein PilO, with translation MRIEKDQKRTLATVGILVAAFVVGLWLPHRLQERRLHQQIKAAQKQLGFDRASSQGLGKLARDVIALREVTDQSQKYVPQETELAPLLRQLSTNLQTLDTSDQVMETETSTTGQDYSVIPVTLKFKGSFPSAFGFIKNIESMRRLVRITRLYARTDASKPGEPLTVEIQICAFSSSSEEAPTP, from the coding sequence TTGCGGATTGAGAAAGACCAGAAGCGCACGCTCGCCACGGTGGGCATCCTTGTCGCAGCATTTGTCGTGGGTCTGTGGCTGCCCCACCGACTTCAGGAACGAAGGCTGCATCAGCAGATCAAAGCGGCGCAGAAACAGCTTGGCTTTGATCGCGCCAGCTCTCAGGGCCTGGGAAAGCTTGCCCGTGACGTGATCGCATTGCGCGAAGTCACCGATCAATCGCAAAAGTATGTTCCGCAGGAGACAGAGCTGGCGCCGTTGCTGCGGCAATTGAGCACCAACCTGCAGACGCTGGATACGTCGGATCAGGTTATGGAAACCGAGACGAGCACCACCGGGCAGGACTACTCGGTGATTCCGGTGACTCTGAAATTCAAGGGGTCCTTTCCCAGTGCTTTCGGATTTATCAAAAACATCGAGTCCATGCGTCGTCTGGTGCGCATCACGCGCCTGTACGCACGGACAGATGCTTCAAAGCCGGGGGAACCCCTGACGGTGGAGATCCAGATTTGCGCGTTTTCGTCTTCGTCTGAGGAGGCACCTACGCCATGA